A window of Phragmitibacter flavus contains these coding sequences:
- a CDS encoding magnesium transporter CorA family protein, whose protein sequence is MLRIITQQAQLIDWNDEKLHPLPDNLVFLDLLNPTRAEELEAEQWLEYGLPTREEMQEIEESSRLYTEKGALYMTAWVPVGLDSSEPETTAISFVVNPEALTTVRYGNPHPWRVLYDHVRRECSHPVTSDAVFLLLVELIVARIADSLQSIETDLRRVSRNIFRVNAVTRDGSSESDLNEVIKLLGRRNALVADLRECLVSVARMLQFFLNNAASWMRGDLAAQFRSVARDVKSLDDYTNQQTQEMQFLLESTLGLISIQQNQIIKVFTVASVMFLPPTMIASIYGMNVDLPAQRNPFGFWLVMVIIVLSAVVPIWLAKRKKLL, encoded by the coding sequence ATGCTCCGCATCATCACCCAACAGGCGCAATTGATTGATTGGAATGACGAGAAGCTTCATCCGCTTCCCGACAACCTGGTGTTTTTGGATTTGCTGAATCCGACCCGTGCGGAGGAGCTGGAAGCCGAACAGTGGCTGGAATACGGTCTGCCGACGCGCGAGGAGATGCAGGAGATTGAGGAATCGAGCCGCTTGTATACGGAAAAAGGGGCGCTTTACATGACGGCATGGGTGCCGGTGGGATTGGATTCGTCGGAGCCGGAGACGACGGCGATCTCTTTCGTGGTGAATCCAGAGGCGTTGACGACGGTGCGTTATGGCAATCCGCATCCCTGGCGGGTGCTGTATGATCATGTGCGGCGCGAGTGTTCGCATCCGGTGACGAGTGATGCGGTGTTCCTTTTGCTGGTGGAGCTGATTGTGGCGCGGATTGCGGATTCGCTGCAGAGCATCGAGACGGATTTGCGCCGGGTCTCGCGCAATATTTTCCGGGTGAATGCGGTCACTCGCGATGGCAGTTCAGAGTCGGATTTGAATGAGGTGATCAAGCTGCTAGGTCGGCGCAATGCCTTGGTGGCGGATTTGCGCGAGTGTTTGGTGAGCGTGGCGCGGATGCTGCAATTCTTTCTTAACAACGCGGCTTCGTGGATGCGTGGCGATCTGGCGGCGCAGTTTCGCAGCGTGGCGCGCGACGTGAAATCGCTCGACGATTACACCAACCAGCAGACGCAGGAGATGCAGTTTTTGCTGGAGTCGACGCTCGGTTTGATCAGCATTCAGCAGAACCAGATCATCAAAGTATTCACAGTGGCGAGTGTGATGTTCCTGCCGCCGACCATGATCGCGAGCATTTATGGGATGAACGTGGATCTGCCGGCGCAGCGAAATCCTTTTGGGTTTTGGCTGGTGATGGTGATCATTGTGTTGTCTGCCGTGGTGCCGATCTGGCTGGCCAAACGGAAAAAACTTCTGTAG
- a CDS encoding glycosyltransferase family 39 protein, which produces MNKTAWLWLVKSKGWLLAGFLLIGLGLFVVTTAGEWPGAMASVAAEGKRPKVIAYVHTYAWWAAVIDMVLIVLLALTSRWWTRGSQSLGSLPVVERIGLKRWLVVLALLVFAVWLRWPRMELSFYNDEAFNFMRMVCGDWRERDADVVMRFREVKWVETWWLNNIGNNSQPHSVLSRLSYDAWRGITGSAQGEVKELAVRLPAFLAGLSGLVLLGFAVRSMAGNGAAFWAMLAGAVHGWHLRYSTEARGYSLMLLGVCLGWWFLHRAVHSGRWRDWAGYGLGMFLTIWSFPGSIYFLAVQNGLLMAWLGWRWQKGELELPLLLRPVVTGIVAVMVALPLMLPLMPQLLLTLREGAGIQGEMRSTWQTDMFGYLLAGCRGLDWQVWNPRNISVCRWFLEMPWTIAVLAVVTVGTTVFGSVRLLRQGGVAALLVVSGPLAVEVAWFAMVAKGQVLHHWYGLYALPGVLAALGVGIAGFRRVQVPFGALALVLPLLLAWQWRDTPKQDERGPVLAVRGAVYPHYASHEALFGAFWCNSVIYDPRMLALATDADFDALVARARAEKRDLYVNFSHRDLAKQTMPEAVARLEKGQEFEAGGVFWGQEEPQFTQYLFKLRPTND; this is translated from the coding sequence ATGAACAAAACCGCATGGTTGTGGCTTGTCAAAAGCAAAGGCTGGTTGCTGGCGGGGTTTTTGTTGATTGGATTGGGGCTTTTTGTGGTGACGACGGCGGGGGAATGGCCTGGGGCGATGGCCAGCGTGGCAGCGGAAGGGAAACGACCCAAGGTCATTGCGTATGTTCACACCTACGCATGGTGGGCGGCGGTGATCGACATGGTTTTGATTGTGCTGCTGGCGTTGACGTCGCGATGGTGGACGCGTGGGAGCCAATCGTTGGGTTCGCTGCCGGTGGTGGAGCGGATTGGATTGAAAAGATGGCTGGTGGTTTTGGCGTTGCTGGTGTTCGCGGTGTGGTTGCGCTGGCCGCGGATGGAACTGAGTTTTTACAATGACGAGGCGTTCAATTTCATGCGCATGGTGTGCGGGGATTGGAGGGAACGGGATGCGGATGTGGTGATGCGGTTTCGCGAGGTGAAGTGGGTGGAAACCTGGTGGCTGAACAACATTGGCAACAACTCGCAGCCGCATTCGGTTTTGTCGCGCTTGAGTTATGATGCCTGGCGCGGGATCACCGGGTCGGCGCAGGGTGAGGTGAAGGAGCTGGCGGTGCGACTGCCGGCGTTCTTGGCGGGTCTGTCGGGATTGGTATTGCTGGGGTTTGCGGTGCGTTCGATGGCTGGAAATGGGGCGGCGTTTTGGGCGATGCTGGCGGGGGCGGTGCATGGCTGGCATTTGCGTTATTCGACGGAGGCGCGGGGATACAGCCTGATGTTGTTGGGAGTCTGCCTGGGCTGGTGGTTCCTGCATCGGGCGGTGCACAGCGGACGCTGGCGGGATTGGGCGGGGTATGGTCTGGGGATGTTCCTGACGATCTGGAGTTTTCCGGGCTCCATCTATTTTCTGGCGGTGCAGAATGGTTTGTTGATGGCGTGGCTGGGCTGGCGCTGGCAGAAGGGGGAACTGGAGCTGCCGTTGTTGTTGCGTCCGGTGGTGACGGGGATCGTGGCGGTGATGGTGGCATTGCCATTGATGCTGCCGTTGATGCCGCAGCTGTTGTTGACGCTGAGGGAGGGTGCGGGGATTCAGGGCGAGATGAGGTCCACCTGGCAGACGGATATGTTTGGCTACCTGCTGGCGGGTTGTCGGGGGCTTGACTGGCAGGTGTGGAATCCGCGTAACATCTCGGTATGCCGTTGGTTTCTGGAGATGCCGTGGACGATTGCGGTATTGGCGGTGGTGACGGTGGGGACGACGGTGTTCGGCTCGGTGAGGCTGCTACGGCAGGGTGGGGTGGCGGCGTTGCTGGTGGTGTCGGGACCGCTGGCGGTGGAGGTTGCCTGGTTTGCGATGGTCGCCAAAGGGCAGGTGTTGCATCACTGGTATGGGTTGTATGCGTTGCCGGGGGTGCTGGCGGCGTTGGGGGTGGGGATTGCGGGGTTTAGGCGCGTGCAGGTTCCATTCGGGGCGCTGGCGCTGGTGCTGCCGCTGTTGTTGGCCTGGCAGTGGAGGGACACGCCCAAGCAGGATGAGCGGGGTCCGGTGCTGGCGGTGCGGGGGGCGGTGTATCCGCATTATGCTTCGCATGAGGCGCTGTTTGGGGCGTTTTGGTGCAATTCGGTGATTTACGATCCGCGCATGCTGGCTTTGGCGACGGATGCGGATTTTGATGCGCTGGTCGCGAGGGCGAGGGCGGAGAAGCGGGATCTGTATGTGAATTTTTCCCATCGCGACCTGGCGAAACAGACGATGCCGGAAGCGGTGGCGCGACTGGAGAAGGGGCAGGAGTTTGAGGCAGGCGGGGTGTTTTGGGGGCAGGAGGAGCCGCAGTTCACGCAGTATTTGTTCAAGTTGCGGCCGACGAACGACTGA
- the mutS gene encoding DNA mismatch repair protein MutS: protein MSDAAATPMMKQYLAMRRDLPEDVLLLFRLGDFYEMFFEDAKVASGILNVALTKRNGVPMCGVPHHAAQSYIGRLIRAGKRVAIGEQVGEVIPGKLVQREVSEVISAGTVTDGRFIEADKGHFLAGIFKEGKKFGLACVDLTTGGFEVGEFDSVEALHDELTRLTPSELLYAEEQKDLLEVLGTPRGAQVCEGYLFLQEQGFHALTKHFAVQSLDGFGCGEMTAGVCAAGAVMQYLQFQLRKDVGHLKRLRVMSSLDGVWIDAASQSHLELVQSRGGAEHTLLHALNRTCTPMGARLLRRWVLHPLSDLEKLVARQDGVAALLKDGRLLGQVREMLKEIRDMERTSGRLSQGSGNARDLSSLAQALNLVPGLKMLLEEVQGGAAKGLIAQLHGQMFDLTELAAEIETALVEEPPATIKDGGIFREGIFAELDELRSASMQGRDWLAKLQNDEIERTGIKSLKIKYNAVFGYFIEITKSNLSSVPADYVRKQTTSNAERFITDGLKRMEDKILGADERAKALELEEFVALRTRAMAQLESIQQTAEAMATVDVLGSLAETARLFNYARPALSESRDLFIRDGRHPVLDQQLAGERFVPNDTELEGVEGCRLMVITGPNMAGKSTYIRQVALLTLMAQVGSFLPAAEAHIGLVDRIFTRIGASDDLSKGQSTFMVEMNETALILNHATERSLVILDEIGRGTSTFDGLSIAWSVAEHLHDVIGARTLFATHYHELTALAGICSGARNFNVAVKEWNQQIIFLRKIVAGSAEKSYGIQVARLAGVPEGGLHRARGILDRLEAGHPPNEGITIMRETETEPVVRKRRPVVEVDDSQLSLFG, encoded by the coding sequence ATGTCTGACGCAGCCGCCACCCCCATGATGAAACAGTATCTCGCCATGCGGCGGGATCTGCCGGAGGATGTGTTGCTGCTGTTCCGGTTGGGGGATTTTTATGAGATGTTTTTTGAGGATGCGAAGGTGGCTTCGGGGATTCTCAATGTGGCGCTGACGAAAAGGAACGGGGTGCCGATGTGCGGGGTTCCGCATCATGCGGCGCAGAGTTATATTGGGCGTTTGATCCGGGCGGGCAAACGGGTGGCGATCGGGGAACAGGTGGGGGAGGTGATTCCGGGGAAGCTGGTGCAGCGGGAGGTTTCGGAGGTGATCAGCGCGGGGACGGTGACGGATGGTCGGTTCATTGAAGCGGACAAGGGGCACTTTTTGGCAGGGATTTTTAAGGAAGGGAAGAAGTTCGGACTGGCGTGTGTGGATCTGACGACGGGCGGGTTTGAGGTGGGGGAGTTTGATTCGGTGGAGGCTTTGCATGATGAGTTGACGCGTTTGACGCCGAGTGAGCTGTTGTATGCGGAGGAGCAGAAGGATTTGCTGGAGGTTTTGGGGACGCCGCGTGGGGCGCAGGTTTGTGAGGGTTATTTGTTTTTGCAGGAACAGGGATTCCATGCGCTGACGAAACATTTTGCGGTGCAGTCGCTGGATGGGTTTGGCTGCGGGGAGATGACGGCGGGGGTGTGTGCGGCGGGGGCGGTGATGCAGTATTTGCAGTTTCAATTGCGCAAGGATGTGGGGCATTTGAAGCGGTTGCGGGTGATGTCCAGTTTGGATGGGGTTTGGATTGATGCGGCGAGCCAGTCGCACCTTGAGCTGGTGCAGAGTCGGGGCGGGGCGGAGCACACCTTGTTGCATGCGCTGAACCGGACCTGCACGCCTATGGGGGCAAGGTTGTTGCGGCGCTGGGTGTTGCATCCGTTGAGTGATTTGGAGAAGCTGGTGGCGCGTCAGGACGGGGTGGCGGCGTTGTTGAAGGATGGTCGCTTGTTGGGGCAGGTGCGGGAGATGTTGAAGGAGATTCGCGACATGGAGCGGACTTCGGGAAGGTTGAGTCAGGGCAGCGGCAATGCTCGGGACTTGTCTTCGCTGGCGCAGGCGCTGAATTTGGTGCCGGGGTTGAAGATGTTGTTGGAAGAAGTGCAGGGTGGAGCGGCGAAAGGGTTGATTGCGCAGTTGCATGGCCAGATGTTTGATCTGACAGAACTGGCGGCGGAGATTGAGACGGCGTTGGTGGAAGAACCTCCGGCGACGATCAAGGACGGCGGAATTTTTCGGGAGGGGATTTTTGCGGAGCTGGACGAGTTGCGCTCGGCTTCGATGCAGGGGCGGGACTGGCTGGCGAAGTTGCAGAACGATGAGATTGAGCGGACGGGGATCAAGTCGCTGAAGATCAAATACAATGCGGTGTTTGGGTATTTCATTGAGATCACCAAGTCGAACCTGTCGAGTGTGCCGGCGGATTATGTGAGGAAGCAAACGACGTCGAATGCGGAGCGGTTCATCACGGATGGGTTGAAGCGGATGGAGGACAAGATCCTGGGCGCGGATGAGCGGGCGAAGGCGTTGGAGCTGGAGGAGTTTGTGGCATTGCGGACACGGGCGATGGCGCAGCTGGAGTCGATTCAGCAGACGGCGGAGGCGATGGCGACGGTGGATGTGCTGGGGTCTTTGGCGGAGACGGCGCGGTTGTTCAATTACGCGCGGCCGGCGTTGAGTGAGTCGCGCGATCTGTTCATTCGTGATGGCCGGCATCCGGTGTTGGATCAGCAACTGGCGGGTGAGCGGTTTGTGCCGAATGACACGGAGCTGGAAGGGGTGGAGGGGTGCCGGTTGATGGTGATCACGGGTCCGAACATGGCGGGGAAGAGCACGTATATCCGTCAGGTGGCGTTGTTGACGTTGATGGCGCAGGTGGGGAGTTTCCTGCCGGCGGCGGAGGCACATATTGGGTTGGTGGACCGGATTTTTACGCGCATCGGGGCGAGTGACGATTTGTCGAAGGGGCAGAGCACGTTCATGGTGGAGATGAACGAGACGGCGTTGATTTTGAATCATGCGACGGAACGGAGTCTGGTGATTCTGGATGAGATCGGACGGGGGACGAGCACGTTTGATGGGTTGAGCATCGCGTGGAGCGTGGCGGAGCATCTGCATGATGTGATCGGGGCCCGGACGTTGTTTGCGACGCACTACCACGAGCTGACGGCGCTGGCGGGGATTTGCTCGGGGGCGCGAAATTTTAACGTGGCGGTGAAGGAGTGGAACCAGCAGATCATTTTCCTGCGCAAGATCGTGGCGGGGAGTGCGGAGAAGAGTTACGGGATTCAGGTGGCGCGACTGGCGGGGGTGCCGGAGGGGGGGCTGCATCGTGCGCGCGGAATTTTGGATCGCCTTGAGGCGGGGCATCCACCGAATGAGGGGATTACGATAATGAGGGAGACGGAGACGGAGCCGGTGGTGCGCAAAAGAAGGCCGGTGGTCGAGGTGGATGACTCGCAACTATCGCTGTTCGGATGA
- a CDS encoding alpha/beta hydrolase, which translates to MMHHSSILLISLLLSANLLAQEVKIEKDIPFLPEGRKEKADLYLPPSSLSGKYPGIVIIHGGGWTGGVKDAKREINIGTTLANEGYVCLSIDYQLHDPASPISAWPQNLHDCKTAVRWLRANAEKLNLDPDHIGVIGGSAGGHLAAMVGVTQPKDGLDPTSPYGDISCAVNCVVDLYGPNDVSTWKDVAVLRKTRTEDPALYAQFSVLTYLDKNDPPFLILHGTADKTVPVEQSTKLAEALTKLGVENHVEIIEGAPHTFHLQPKQKDLRPLVIAFFDKHLKPGS; encoded by the coding sequence ATGATGCACCACTCTTCCATCCTGCTGATCTCACTCCTGCTGTCCGCCAATCTTCTCGCCCAGGAGGTCAAAATTGAGAAAGATATTCCCTTCCTTCCCGAGGGCCGCAAAGAAAAAGCCGACCTCTACCTCCCTCCATCTTCCCTGTCCGGCAAATACCCCGGCATTGTCATCATCCACGGCGGCGGCTGGACCGGCGGCGTCAAGGATGCCAAACGCGAGATCAACATTGGCACCACCCTCGCCAACGAAGGTTACGTCTGCCTCAGCATCGACTACCAACTTCACGATCCCGCCAGCCCCATCTCCGCCTGGCCGCAAAATCTCCACGACTGCAAAACCGCCGTTCGCTGGTTGCGTGCCAACGCCGAAAAACTCAACCTCGACCCTGACCACATCGGCGTCATCGGCGGTTCCGCCGGGGGCCATCTCGCCGCCATGGTCGGCGTCACCCAACCCAAAGACGGACTCGACCCCACCTCCCCCTACGGCGACATTTCCTGCGCCGTCAATTGCGTGGTCGACCTCTACGGCCCCAATGACGTCAGCACCTGGAAAGACGTTGCCGTCCTCCGCAAAACCCGTACCGAAGACCCCGCCCTCTACGCCCAATTCTCGGTGCTTACCTATCTCGATAAAAACGACCCTCCTTTCCTCATCCTCCACGGCACTGCCGACAAAACTGTCCCCGTCGAACAATCCACAAAACTCGCAGAGGCCCTCACCAAACTCGGCGTCGAAAACCACGTTGAAATCATCGAAGGTGCGCCCCACACCTTCCATCTCCAGCCCAAACAGAAAGACCTTCGCCCCTTGGTTATCGCCTTTTTCGACAAGCACCTCAAACCCGGCAGCTGA